In a genomic window of Primulina huaijiensis isolate GDHJ02 chromosome 10, ASM1229523v2, whole genome shotgun sequence:
- the LOC140986152 gene encoding uncharacterized protein isoform X1 — protein MDPETALEFVKHGATLLLLDVPQFTLIGIDTQMFSSGPKFKGIKMIPPGVHFVYYSSSNREGSEFSPIVGFFIDASPSQVIVRKWEKKEELFVKLLEEEEERYYEAVKRLEFDAQLGPYSLSQYVEWKHLSNYINKATIDRIEPIGGEITVVSESKMVGNFPKTTMEKALAEQLRTRKFSTHEENSQRRGCYYTKIPRFVKHNGVSGGELTNMNLDKTQLLEGILMKEYGGVEDSLLAEMQFAFIAFLMGQSLEAFLQWKLLLSLLFGCTEAPLHTRSRLFTKSLRVIYYQLKYGFQKDQRDIGATNKGVSALLDESWLSSDSFLHHLCKDFFSLVMEAPVVDGDLLAWTRKLKLLLENSFGWQFHQNSTVHGVYVEEDDEYAPVVEILDDSQLQKCHFGDDQQRASHPSM, from the exons ATGGACCCTGAAACAGCTCTGGAGTTTGTAAAGCACGGCGCCACTCTTCTTCTCCTCGATGTTCCTCAGTTCACTCTTATTGGCATCGATACGCAG ATGTTTTCGTCGGGTCCTAAGTTCAAGGGTATCAAGATGATTCCTCCGGGCGTTCATTTCGTATATTATAGCTCATCTAATAG AGAAGGCAGTGAATTTTCTCCAATAGTTGGTTTCTTCATTGATGCGAGCCCTTCTCAG GTGATTGTCCGGaaatgggaaaaaaaagaagagctGTTTGTCAAACTGTTGGAAGAAGAG GAAGAGAGATACTATGAAGCAGTTAAAAGGCTAGAATTTGATGCACAGCTTGGACCATATTCATTGAGTCAGTATGTTGAATGGAAACACTTGTCCAATTATATTAACAAGGCTACAATTGACCGCATTG AACCTATTGGAGGAGAAATCACAGTTGTTTCAGAATCTAAAATGGTTGGGAATTTTCCTAAAACCACAATGGAGAAAGCTTTAGCCGAGCAGTTGAGGACCAGAAAGTTTTCAACTCATGAGGAAAATTCCCAAAGAAGAGGCTGCTACTACACTAAAATTCCTAGATTTGTCAAGCACAATGGAGTGTCTGGCGGAGAACTTACCAATATGAATCTTGACAAG ACACAGCTGTTGGAAGGCATATtaatgaaagaatatggagGTGTTGAAGATTCACTTCTAGCAGAAATGCAGTTTGCATTCATTGCGTTTCTG ATGGGCCAGTCATTGGAAGCATTTCTGCAGTGGAAGCTTTTACTCAGTCTCTTATTTGGCTGTACGGAAGCT CCTCTTCACACCCGGAGTCGGCTATTTACAAAG TCTCTTAGAGTGATTTATTATCAATTAAAATATGGATTTCAAAAAGATCAGCGAGATATTGGTGCCACGAACAAAGGAGTATCAGCATTGTTGGATGAATCTTGGTTATCTTCTGATAGCTTTCTGCACCACCTATGCAAG GATTTCTTCTCGTTGGTGATGGAAGCTCCAGTGGTTGATGGGGACCTTCTGGCTTGG ACAAGAAAACTCAAACTGCTGCTTGAGAACTCATTTGGATGGCAATTTCATCAGAACAGCACGGTGCATGGTGTTTACGTCGAGGAAGATGATGAG TATGCTCCAGTTGTAGAGATATTGGATGATTCTCAACTGCAGAAATGT CACTTTGGAGACGACCAACAAAGGGCTTCACACCCTTCCATGTAG
- the LOC140986152 gene encoding uncharacterized protein isoform X2, whose amino-acid sequence MDPETALEFVKHGATLLLLDVPQFTLIGIDTQMFSSGPKFKGIKMIPPGVHFVYYSSSNREGSEFSPIVGFFIDASPSQVIVRKWEKKEELFVKLLEEEEERYYEAVKRLEFDAQLGPYSLSQYVEWKHLSNYINKATIDRIEPIGGEITVVSESKMVGNFPKTTMEKALAEQLRTRKFSTHEENSQRRGCYYTKIPRFVKHNGVSGGELTNMNLDKTQLLEGILMKEYGGVEDSLLAEMQFAFIAFLMGQSLEAFLQWKLLLSLLFGCTEAPLHTRSRLFTKSLRVIYYQLKYGFQKDQRDIGATNKGVSALLDESWLSSDSFLHHLCKDFFSLVMEAPVVDGDLLAWTRKLKLLLENSFGWQFHQNSTVHGVYVEEDDEYAPVVEILDDSQLQKCVS is encoded by the exons ATGGACCCTGAAACAGCTCTGGAGTTTGTAAAGCACGGCGCCACTCTTCTTCTCCTCGATGTTCCTCAGTTCACTCTTATTGGCATCGATACGCAG ATGTTTTCGTCGGGTCCTAAGTTCAAGGGTATCAAGATGATTCCTCCGGGCGTTCATTTCGTATATTATAGCTCATCTAATAG AGAAGGCAGTGAATTTTCTCCAATAGTTGGTTTCTTCATTGATGCGAGCCCTTCTCAG GTGATTGTCCGGaaatgggaaaaaaaagaagagctGTTTGTCAAACTGTTGGAAGAAGAG GAAGAGAGATACTATGAAGCAGTTAAAAGGCTAGAATTTGATGCACAGCTTGGACCATATTCATTGAGTCAGTATGTTGAATGGAAACACTTGTCCAATTATATTAACAAGGCTACAATTGACCGCATTG AACCTATTGGAGGAGAAATCACAGTTGTTTCAGAATCTAAAATGGTTGGGAATTTTCCTAAAACCACAATGGAGAAAGCTTTAGCCGAGCAGTTGAGGACCAGAAAGTTTTCAACTCATGAGGAAAATTCCCAAAGAAGAGGCTGCTACTACACTAAAATTCCTAGATTTGTCAAGCACAATGGAGTGTCTGGCGGAGAACTTACCAATATGAATCTTGACAAG ACACAGCTGTTGGAAGGCATATtaatgaaagaatatggagGTGTTGAAGATTCACTTCTAGCAGAAATGCAGTTTGCATTCATTGCGTTTCTG ATGGGCCAGTCATTGGAAGCATTTCTGCAGTGGAAGCTTTTACTCAGTCTCTTATTTGGCTGTACGGAAGCT CCTCTTCACACCCGGAGTCGGCTATTTACAAAG TCTCTTAGAGTGATTTATTATCAATTAAAATATGGATTTCAAAAAGATCAGCGAGATATTGGTGCCACGAACAAAGGAGTATCAGCATTGTTGGATGAATCTTGGTTATCTTCTGATAGCTTTCTGCACCACCTATGCAAG GATTTCTTCTCGTTGGTGATGGAAGCTCCAGTGGTTGATGGGGACCTTCTGGCTTGG ACAAGAAAACTCAAACTGCTGCTTGAGAACTCATTTGGATGGCAATTTCATCAGAACAGCACGGTGCATGGTGTTTACGTCGAGGAAGATGATGAG TATGCTCCAGTTGTAGAGATATTGGATGATTCTCAACTGCAGAAATGTGTAAGCTAG